A genome region from Clostridium pasteurianum includes the following:
- a CDS encoding GNAT family N-acetyltransferase, with translation MNGNIIFRNVEKCDTEALWNMMNKLDYETKFMMYEPGERTKNLDILQKNINRTIDGDDLFFLAVAGDEIIGFISAQIGNVRRTQHSAYIVVGIREKYRGYGIGTKLFSRLNEWALEKKLVRLELTVLCNNKGALGLYKKDGFEVEGTKRKSMYVHGEYMDEYYMSKII, from the coding sequence TTGAACGGTAATATTATATTTAGAAATGTTGAAAAATGTGATACAGAAGCTTTATGGAATATGATGAATAAATTAGATTATGAAACAAAGTTTATGATGTATGAACCAGGGGAAAGAACTAAGAATTTAGATATACTTCAGAAAAATATTAATAGGACCATTGATGGAGATGATTTGTTTTTTTTAGCCGTAGCTGGAGATGAAATTATAGGATTTATTTCAGCACAAATAGGTAATGTAAGAAGGACACAGCACAGTGCATACATAGTAGTTGGTATAAGAGAAAAATATCGCGGTTATGGAATTGGTACAAAGCTTTTTAGTAGGCTAAATGAGTGGGCATTGGAGAAAAAGCTTGTAAGGCTTGAATTAACTGTACTTTGTAATAATAAAGGAGCTTTAGGCTTGTACAAAAAAGACGGTTTTGAAGTAGAGGGAACAAAAAGAAAATCCATGTATGTGCATGGAGAATATATGGACGAATATTACATGTCCAAAATAATTTAA
- a CDS encoding radical SAM protein: MNKEFNLSEYMSEGIENIVKNVLKASMKNPKEAAFVIKYMLSVKDAKNKRHMLENKGEHIPPLLMGSISSNCNLHCKGCYARANKSCGDNLKLSEMSEERWGEIFNEAKKIGISFLLLLGGEPLMRRGVIEKASSVKEIVFPIFTNGTMLDEDYINLFDKNRNLVPMISIEGYKNQTDSRRGEGTYNSIMIAMNSLTKKGILFGGSVTVTTENIITVTSKEFAQDLYNKGARVLIFVEYVPVTKNTRNLAPTDKERLILAEKVEELRKVFESMVFLSFPGDEKYSGGCLAAGRGFFHINAKGGAEPCPFSPYSDVNLKGNSLREALKSQLFKKLKDNEMLTGEHDGGCLLFEKEEDVKKLNINCLHHCR, translated from the coding sequence ATGAATAAGGAATTTAACTTATCGGAATATATGAGTGAAGGTATTGAAAATATAGTAAAGAATGTTTTAAAAGCATCTATGAAAAATCCAAAGGAAGCTGCATTTGTAATAAAGTATATGTTATCAGTAAAGGATGCAAAAAACAAAAGGCATATGTTAGAAAACAAAGGAGAGCATATACCACCGCTTTTAATGGGAAGCATTTCTAGTAATTGTAATTTACATTGTAAAGGGTGTTATGCAAGAGCTAATAAATCATGTGGAGATAACTTAAAACTTAGTGAGATGTCAGAAGAGAGATGGGGAGAAATCTTTAATGAAGCGAAGAAAATAGGAATTTCGTTTCTATTATTATTAGGGGGAGAGCCGCTTATGAGAAGAGGGGTTATTGAAAAAGCATCCTCTGTTAAAGAAATAGTTTTCCCAATCTTCACAAATGGAACTATGCTAGATGAAGATTATATAAACTTATTTGATAAAAATAGAAATCTTGTGCCAATGATAAGTATTGAAGGATATAAGAATCAAACAGATAGTAGAAGGGGAGAAGGCACTTATAATTCAATAATGATTGCAATGAATAGTCTAACTAAAAAGGGAATCCTATTTGGAGGTTCTGTAACCGTAACAACTGAAAATATAATAACTGTTACAAGTAAGGAGTTTGCACAGGATCTTTATAATAAGGGAGCAAGAGTGTTAATATTTGTAGAATATGTTCCTGTAACTAAAAATACTAGAAATCTTGCCCCTACGGATAAGGAACGTCTGATTTTAGCAGAGAAAGTGGAAGAATTGAGAAAAGTATTTGAAAGCATGGTGTTTTTATCGTTTCCTGGTGATGAAAAATATTCAGGTGGATGCTTAGCTGCAGGGAGAGGTTTTTTTCATATAAATGCTAAGGGGGGAGCAGAACCATGTCCATTTTCACCATATTCAGATGTTAATTTAAAGGGAAATAGTTTAAGAGAGGCTTTAAAGTCACAATTGTTTAAAAAACTTAAAGATAATGAAATGTTAACTGGGGAACATGATGGTGGATGTTTATTATTTGAAAAGGAAGAGGATGTTAAAAAGTTAAATATAAATTGCCTACATCACTGTAGATAG
- a CDS encoding TetR/AcrR family transcriptional regulator, whose product MDKSNNTKNQLIKSVMELLQECDDVSEITSRKITERAKVNLSTINYHFASKDELINIAANKLIGDAANTYFQDMKNDVKSPKDKLKYFLIRISDIVVHYKKYTKEMMPYILLKGEFTETIEILPLVKECFKGSKSDEECKIISYQLISFMQLVFYRADEFKSFSDIDINIKEERDRFIDIQLDLLLK is encoded by the coding sequence TTGGATAAATCTAATAATACCAAAAATCAATTAATAAAATCAGTAATGGAATTATTGCAAGAGTGTGACGATGTTTCAGAAATAACATCGAGAAAGATAACAGAAAGAGCAAAAGTAAATTTATCAACAATAAATTATCATTTTGCATCTAAAGATGAATTAATAAATATTGCTGCAAATAAATTAATAGGAGATGCTGCAAATACTTATTTTCAAGATATGAAAAATGATGTAAAGTCGCCAAAAGATAAGCTTAAATATTTTTTAATTCGTATAAGTGATATAGTTGTTCATTATAAAAAATATACAAAGGAAATGATGCCGTATATTTTATTAAAGGGAGAATTTACTGAAACTATTGAAATACTTCCTTTAGTTAAAGAATGTTTTAAGGGAAGTAAAAGTGATGAGGAGTGCAAAATTATTTCATATCAATTAATTTCATTTATGCAATTAGTATTTTATAGAGCAGACGAATTTAAATCTTTTAGCGATATTGATATTAATATTAAAGAAGAAAGAGATAGGTTTATTGATATTCAACTAGATTTACTTTTAAAATAA
- a CDS encoding EFR1 family ferrodoxin (N-terminal region resembles flavodoxins. C-terminal ferrodoxin region binds two 4Fe-4S clusters.), giving the protein MIFYFTGTGNSWYTANEIAKANNDIIISISKLINEGKELEFTLKDEEVLGFVYPIYAWAPPKIVKEFIKKVKFNNYKNNYIFSVATCGANIGNTMELIKKELSNKGMTLNSGFSIVMPNNYIIFGDADSKEVERKKLQNAKNDIEKINEVIKEKRQSVFEVEKGSAPWILTNVINPLFEKYGINASKFYATDDCISCGKCAKVCNSNIITLEKGKPHWSGECSQCLACINCCPKKAIQYGKGTVKKGRYVNPYFLKAAHK; this is encoded by the coding sequence ATGATCTTTTATTTTACGGGAACAGGTAATTCTTGGTATACAGCAAATGAAATTGCAAAGGCAAATAATGATATAATAATTTCTATTTCTAAATTAATTAATGAGGGAAAAGAATTAGAGTTTACTTTAAAGGACGAAGAAGTGCTTGGATTTGTATACCCAATTTATGCATGGGCACCTCCTAAGATAGTAAAGGAATTTATTAAAAAAGTTAAGTTTAATAACTATAAGAATAACTACATTTTTTCAGTAGCTACCTGCGGCGCTAACATAGGAAATACAATGGAATTAATAAAAAAAGAACTTAGCAATAAAGGAATGACTTTAAACAGCGGATTTTCAATTGTTATGCCAAATAATTATATAATATTTGGTGATGCAGATTCGAAAGAAGTAGAAAGAAAAAAACTTCAAAACGCTAAAAATGATATAGAAAAGATAAACGAGGTTATAAAAGAAAAAAGACAAAGTGTATTTGAAGTAGAAAAGGGATCTGCGCCATGGATTTTAACTAATGTAATCAATCCTCTTTTTGAGAAATACGGCATAAACGCATCAAAGTTTTATGCAACAGATGACTGCATATCTTGTGGAAAATGTGCAAAGGTATGTAATTCAAATATAATAACATTAGAAAAAGGGAAACCACATTGGAGTGGTGAGTGTTCTCAATGTCTAGCCTGCATTAACTGCTGCCCTAAAAAAGCAATACAATATGGCAAAGGAACAGTTAAAAAGGGAAGGTACGTTAATCCTTATTTTTTAAAGGCTGCACACAAATAA
- a CDS encoding FAD-binding protein, translating into MVLKLLKGLNPTAASNITSFPLTPGVTGDEIKVVKEIGALMDPIPTVMIFDRGAVKPGKEAGEPFEGKMFWLGSQPFLKVNKFGERYTNESVPYDFCVHAASMQPGKVWCSIFDSNWMEDVLKFHTIGCSRVVLPKDNEKHPCNFNTKIIEVMNEKLLKDGYMQQANTIEELAQKLMLPPETLKATITHYNELCEKGEDKDFRKAAFRMRPIAKVPFYGITVGGNLLCTLDGLRINTNMQILDKNMEPIKGLFAVGNDSGGFFAYSYPELTPGVAAGRSMTFGRHVGKYLANL; encoded by the coding sequence ATGGTGCTAAAGTTATTAAAGGGATTAAATCCAACTGCTGCATCTAATATAACATCATTTCCATTAACTCCGGGCGTAACGGGAGATGAAATTAAAGTTGTTAAAGAAATAGGAGCTTTAATGGATCCTATTCCAACTGTTATGATCTTTGATAGAGGGGCAGTAAAACCAGGAAAAGAAGCGGGAGAACCATTTGAAGGTAAAATGTTTTGGCTAGGTAGCCAGCCATTTCTTAAAGTAAATAAATTTGGTGAGCGTTATACAAATGAATCAGTTCCATATGATTTTTGTGTACATGCTGCTAGTATGCAGCCAGGCAAAGTATGGTGCTCTATATTCGATTCAAATTGGATGGAAGATGTGCTTAAATTTCATACAATTGGTTGTTCACGAGTTGTACTTCCTAAAGATAATGAAAAACATCCATGTAATTTTAATACAAAAATTATAGAGGTAATGAATGAAAAATTATTAAAAGATGGTTATATGCAGCAGGCAAACACAATTGAAGAGCTTGCTCAAAAATTAATGCTTCCTCCTGAAACTTTAAAGGCAACTATAACACATTATAATGAGCTATGTGAAAAGGGAGAGGATAAAGATTTTCGAAAGGCAGCTTTTCGTATGAGACCAATTGCTAAGGTACCATTTTATGGTATAACGGTTGGAGGAAATTTATTGTGTACATTAGATGGACTGAGAATTAATACAAATATGCAGATATTAGATAAAAATATGGAACCAATTAAAGGTCTATTTGCAGTTGGAAATGATAGTGGTGGTTTCTTTGCATATTCTTATCCAGAACTAACTCCAGGGGTTGCAGCAGGAAGATCCATGACATTTGGCCGTCATGTAGGTAAATATCTAGCAAATTTATAA
- a CDS encoding MarR family winged helix-turn-helix transcriptional regulator has product MAEYLKIKHTSVIDLAKRLEEKDMIRRFKDEENRRYKNVVITQKEITVMKKFNNRKKESVESILDNNMTKEEQRILKELLQKVLCCLEKL; this is encoded by the coding sequence TTGGCTGAGTATTTAAAAATTAAGCACACTTCTGTAATTGATTTGGCTAAAAGACTTGAAGAAAAAGATATGATAAGGCGTTTTAAAGACGAAGAAAATAGAAGATATAAAAATGTTGTTATAACACAAAAGGAAATAACTGTTATGAAAAAATTCAACAATCGTAAAAAAGAATCCGTTGAGTCTATACTTGATAATAATATGACAAAAGAAGAGCAGAGAATTCTTAAGGAACTTTTACAAAAAGTACTATGCTGCCTTGAAAAATTGTAA
- a CDS encoding ClC family H(+)/Cl(-) exchange transporter translates to MKTNDKCTTKSILFHWHSFKFKLIFEGIIIGIITGLVIVLYRYIIEILLKYVFHIYSIIEKNPVLILPWIIFLILIGYLVGLLIKFLPNIRGSGIPQVEGILLGKLDMNWLKILLGKFFGGILSIGSGLSLGREGPSIQLGGAIGQGFSRIFKRIKIEEKYLITSGASAGLAAAFNAPLSGALFALEEVHKNFSPLILLSALSAALSADFVSSSFFGLKPVLSFNGLHILPLKYYIYIIPLGIIIGISGVVFNKVLLKTQTLYQKQTWLRKEFKIIIPMLFSVIIGIFLPQALGGGNGLISSLTANKFSLITLLIIVIVKFIFTMACYGSGAPGGIFLPLLAIGALVGNIYGVFVVDIFHFNNAYINNFIIFAMAGYFTAVVRAPITGTILITELTGSLGHLLSLSVMSLIAYIIADILECKPIYESLFENFLHNQDKKSPTSNKKGKSILEFVICMGSILDSKQVKEINWPKDCLLVAVKRGENEIIPTGDTIIFSGDYLIVLTNERSVPKINDIISNMAGNNI, encoded by the coding sequence TTGAAAACTAACGATAAATGTACCACCAAAAGCATTTTATTTCACTGGCACAGTTTTAAATTTAAGTTAATTTTTGAAGGTATCATTATAGGTATTATTACTGGACTAGTTATTGTTTTATATCGTTATATTATTGAGATTTTACTCAAATATGTGTTTCACATTTATAGTATCATAGAAAAAAATCCAGTATTAATTCTACCATGGATTATATTTTTAATATTGATAGGTTATTTAGTTGGCTTGCTCATTAAATTTTTACCTAATATTCGCGGAAGTGGTATACCACAAGTTGAGGGTATTTTGCTTGGAAAACTTGATATGAACTGGCTGAAAATATTACTAGGTAAATTTTTTGGCGGAATACTTTCAATAGGTTCGGGACTCTCCCTTGGTAGAGAAGGTCCATCAATACAATTAGGCGGTGCAATTGGTCAAGGCTTTAGTAGAATATTTAAACGTATAAAAATAGAAGAAAAATATCTTATTACAAGTGGAGCAAGTGCTGGGCTAGCTGCTGCCTTTAATGCCCCTTTATCTGGTGCACTCTTTGCATTAGAAGAGGTTCATAAAAACTTTTCACCTTTGATATTACTTTCCGCATTATCAGCTGCACTATCAGCCGACTTTGTGTCCAGCAGTTTTTTTGGTTTAAAACCTGTTCTTAGCTTTAATGGCCTACATATACTACCACTAAAGTACTATATCTACATAATTCCTTTAGGCATTATAATTGGAATTTCTGGAGTAGTATTTAATAAAGTGCTATTAAAGACACAAACTTTATATCAAAAACAAACCTGGCTACGTAAAGAATTTAAGATTATAATACCAATGCTTTTTTCCGTTATTATTGGTATTTTTCTACCCCAAGCTTTAGGTGGCGGTAATGGTCTTATATCTTCATTAACTGCAAACAAATTCTCTTTAATAACCTTACTTATCATAGTAATAGTAAAATTTATTTTTACTATGGCGTGCTACGGTTCTGGTGCTCCCGGTGGAATTTTCCTTCCGCTTCTTGCTATTGGTGCTTTAGTAGGAAATATATATGGGGTATTCGTTGTTGATATTTTTCATTTTAACAATGCCTATATTAATAATTTTATAATATTTGCAATGGCAGGTTATTTCACAGCTGTAGTAAGGGCTCCAATAACAGGTACAATCTTAATAACTGAACTTACAGGTTCTTTAGGTCACTTGCTCTCTTTATCTGTTATGTCTCTTATTGCATATATAATTGCAGATATTTTGGAATGTAAGCCAATTTATGAATCCCTATTTGAAAATTTTCTCCATAATCAAGATAAAAAATCTCCTACGAGCAATAAAAAAGGTAAATCAATTTTGGAATTTGTAATATGTATGGGATCTATTTTAGATAGCAAACAAGTAAAAGAAATCAATTGGCCAAAAGACTGTCTATTAGTTGCCGTTAAAAGAGGTGAAAATGAAATAATACCAACAGGTGACACCATTATTTTTTCAGGTGACTATTTGATTGTTCTTACTAACGAGCGTAGTGTACCTAAAATAAACGACATAATTTCCAACATGGCAGGTAATAACATTTAA
- a CDS encoding cation:proton antiporter → MTESISFGSILIISILAFITPLIISSIKKIKIPFVVGEIFVGLIVGKSGFNIVHSDIWIVFLSNLGLAYLMFLSGLEIDFSMFKENKESFKILRTCILMFFASLITAFAFSFILVKLHIIKNLYFSTFLLTATAPGFLVPVLKEKDLLKSTYGQTMLIFSLLCEFICLISLTLISSIIKEGINYKSFLFIFIFAAAFLIYFFIKKSYKRIFLKIETLNGLHIEVRAAFAVILLLVFLSHKTGTEIVLGAFLAGVIFSLISGRTRGNLNEELDIIGYGLLIPIFFIEVGVNLNIGNIITNLKLMAMIPLMLVIFYVIKLVSSLLLYNMFNFNKMISSSFLLASQLSLMIVGCQIAYNLNVINQQIYSLLIMTTILSCFLFPVVFDKIFIYDINENKENLGIESISVRELVLNNEKLCNKKLKEINFPKNSRIFMIIRDNKEILPNGETVLKQGDILILGGIKHYEKETLELICGEKNCVIK, encoded by the coding sequence ATGACTGAATCTATAAGCTTTGGTTCAATATTAATAATTTCTATACTTGCATTCATAACCCCCTTAATTATATCTTCAATAAAAAAGATTAAAATACCATTTGTAGTTGGAGAAATATTCGTTGGACTCATAGTTGGTAAAAGTGGTTTTAACATCGTGCATAGCGATATATGGATAGTCTTTTTATCAAACTTAGGTCTGGCATACTTAATGTTCTTAAGTGGACTTGAAATTGACTTCTCAATGTTTAAAGAAAATAAAGAGAGTTTTAAAATTTTGCGCACCTGTATACTGATGTTTTTTGCTTCATTAATTACAGCCTTTGCATTTTCATTTATTTTAGTTAAACTCCATATAATAAAAAATTTGTATTTTTCAACTTTTCTTTTAACTGCAACAGCGCCAGGTTTTTTAGTACCTGTACTTAAGGAAAAAGACTTATTAAAATCCACCTATGGTCAAACTATGCTTATTTTTTCATTGTTATGTGAATTCATATGTCTTATTTCATTAACATTAATTTCTTCTATAATTAAAGAGGGAATAAACTACAAGAGCTTTTTATTTATTTTTATATTTGCAGCTGCATTTTTAATATATTTCTTTATTAAAAAAAGTTACAAACGTATATTTCTTAAAATAGAAACTTTAAATGGTCTTCATATAGAAGTCAGAGCCGCCTTTGCAGTAATCCTTTTATTAGTTTTTCTATCACATAAAACTGGAACAGAAATAGTATTAGGAGCATTTTTAGCTGGAGTAATTTTTTCTTTGATTTCTGGAAGAACGAGAGGAAATTTAAATGAAGAACTTGACATAATCGGATATGGACTTTTAATACCAATATTTTTTATAGAAGTTGGTGTCAATCTTAACATAGGCAACATAATTACAAACTTAAAACTCATGGCTATGATTCCATTAATGCTTGTAATTTTTTATGTTATAAAATTAGTATCTTCATTACTTTTATATAACATGTTTAATTTTAACAAAATGATATCATCTTCATTCTTACTTGCAAGCCAGCTTAGTCTTATGATTGTTGGATGTCAAATTGCTTATAATTTAAATGTAATAAATCAGCAAATATATTCTCTTCTTATAATGACCACTATATTATCATGTTTTTTATTTCCTGTAGTTTTTGATAAAATTTTTATTTATGATATTAATGAAAATAAAGAAAACTTAGGCATAGAAAGTATATCAGTACGTGAACTTGTACTTAATAACGAAAAGCTGTGCAATAAAAAATTAAAGGAAATAAATTTTCCAAAAAACTCAAGAATATTTATGATTATACGTGATAATAAAGAAATACTGCCAAATGGAGAAACTGTTCTCAAACAAGGTGACATACTAATACTTGGTGGGATAAAACATTATGAAAAAGAAACATTAGAGCTGATTTGCGGCGAAAAAAATTGCGTTATAAAATAA
- a CDS encoding helix-turn-helix domain-containing protein: MGRSYEIITIGTKLKNLRQKYNVRQDDLTGGEITRNLISQIEHDKANLTKNAAEIILKNLNKICDKKHISVDESIEYLMEDEKSQATKILDKYIKELKDLTVYKDGSFVSKLNAAEKFLITWDFNDKKISIFELAGDYFCSINDFYKSSMYYEKAKSLINMDMSINNTIPILRKLSMVYFYMGKYEDDIKCCDFSINHFNNMDEEYYCIFLYNSALCYINLKQYDLALERFNKIEPILEKIDMNKYYDVLIQKAVCFADLKQYKKSLNLYYKVIDFIKENNPEKYIIILINLSDIYIDLSDYDKARENLDLMLKNRKYLNEDFVYLPEVYSEIGKLYKKLNEYENSEEYYLQALKYTKKSMRYYLEYDILSKLVDIYTCTNNHEKVLDTMNEFFILSGKEGKINSSIKYKLIEFYLNTEDIQALKEMYNFCKKFG, encoded by the coding sequence ATGGGAAGAAGTTATGAAATAATAACTATTGGCACAAAACTTAAAAACTTAAGGCAAAAATACAATGTGAGGCAAGACGACCTGACAGGCGGTGAAATAACTAGAAACCTTATAAGTCAAATAGAACATGATAAGGCAAATCTCACTAAAAATGCTGCTGAAATTATATTAAAAAACTTAAATAAAATTTGCGATAAAAAACATATATCAGTTGATGAAAGCATAGAATATTTAATGGAAGATGAAAAATCGCAAGCTACTAAAATATTGGACAAATACATAAAAGAACTTAAAGATCTTACAGTATATAAAGATGGTAGTTTTGTTAGTAAATTAAATGCAGCTGAAAAATTTTTAATTACATGGGACTTTAATGATAAAAAAATCTCAATATTTGAATTAGCTGGAGATTATTTTTGCAGTATCAATGATTTTTATAAAAGTTCAATGTACTATGAAAAAGCTAAATCTTTAATAAATATGGACATGTCTATTAATAATACAATTCCTATTTTGAGAAAACTATCAATGGTATACTTTTATATGGGTAAATATGAAGATGATATAAAATGCTGTGATTTTTCAATAAATCATTTTAACAATATGGATGAAGAATATTATTGTATTTTCCTTTATAATAGTGCATTATGCTATATAAACTTAAAACAATATGATCTAGCTTTAGAAAGATTTAATAAAATTGAACCTATATTAGAAAAAATTGATATGAACAAATATTACGATGTACTTATTCAAAAAGCTGTTTGTTTTGCAGACCTTAAACAATACAAAAAGAGCTTAAATTTATATTATAAAGTAATAGATTTTATTAAAGAAAATAATCCTGAAAAATACATTATAATTTTAATTAATTTATCTGATATTTACATAGATCTTTCTGATTATGATAAAGCAAGAGAAAATTTGGACTTAATGCTCAAGAACAGAAAGTATCTAAATGAAGATTTTGTTTACTTACCTGAGGTTTATTCAGAAATAGGTAAACTATACAAAAAACTAAATGAATACGAAAATTCAGAAGAATATTATTTACAAGCTTTAAAATATACAAAAAAATCAATGCGATATTATTTGGAATATGATATTTTATCTAAATTAGTAGACATATACACATGTACTAATAATCATGAAAAAGTTTTAGATACCATGAATGAGTTTTTTATTCTTTCAGGTAAAGAAGGAAAAATTAATTCATCTATTAAATATAAATTAATAGAATTTTATTTAAACACAGAAGACATACAAGCACTTAAAGAAATGTATAATTTCTGTAAAAAATTTGGGTAA
- a CDS encoding D-2-hydroxyacid dehydrogenase, with amino-acid sequence MKILVVIPLNKDEKEKLKSKMPEAEYIFIAKSKVSEEVVKSADIIIGNVPAKYVKGSKKLKWLQLNSVGTEGYSDGGVIPEGAQLTNARGAYGLAISEHMLGMLFEIKKKLNLYYLNQKKHEWRDEGSVTSIEGSTTLVVGLGDIGGNFARKMKALGSYTIGIKRNIAKKPEYLDELFTMEHLDEILPKVDIVALSLPGTKATHHLFNMDKFKLMKKSAVILNVGRGSAIYTDDLCEALEHRIISGAGLDVTEPEPLPFEDRLWDMPGAIITPHISGSFHLDETLRKIVNISIDNLDRFAKGEKLMNIVGVIK; translated from the coding sequence ATGAAGATTTTAGTTGTTATTCCATTAAATAAGGATGAAAAAGAAAAACTTAAGTCAAAAATGCCAGAAGCAGAATATATTTTTATAGCTAAGAGTAAAGTTAGTGAAGAAGTTGTAAAAAGTGCTGATATAATTATTGGAAATGTACCAGCTAAATATGTGAAAGGTAGCAAAAAGCTCAAGTGGTTACAGCTAAATAGTGTAGGTACAGAAGGATATTCTGATGGGGGAGTGATTCCTGAGGGAGCACAGCTTACCAATGCAAGAGGTGCATATGGTCTTGCCATATCTGAACATATGCTTGGCATGCTGTTTGAAATTAAAAAGAAATTAAATTTATATTATTTAAATCAGAAAAAGCATGAGTGGCGAGATGAAGGAAGCGTTACATCAATAGAAGGAAGTACAACATTAGTGGTTGGACTTGGTGATATTGGAGGAAATTTTGCTAGAAAAATGAAGGCTTTAGGAAGTTACACAATAGGTATTAAAAGAAATATAGCTAAAAAGCCAGAATATCTTGATGAACTATTTACAATGGAACACTTAGATGAAATCTTACCTAAAGTAGATATAGTAGCGTTATCTCTTCCAGGAACTAAGGCTACTCACCATCTATTTAATATGGATAAGTTTAAATTGATGAAGAAAAGTGCGGTCATTTTAAATGTGGGTAGGGGAAGCGCCATATATACTGATGATTTGTGCGAGGCCCTTGAACATAGAATTATAAGTGGGGCAGGACTTGATGTAACAGAACCTGAGCCTCTACCTTTTGAAGACAGATTGTGGGATATGCCAGGAGCTATTATTACACCTCATATATCAGGCAGTTTTCATCTTGATGAGACTTTGAGAAAAATTGTTAATATAAGTATTGATAATCTGGATAGATTTGCTAAAGGCGAGAAACTTATGAACATAGTTGGAGTTATAAAATAA